The following proteins are encoded in a genomic region of Candidatus Dependentiae bacterium:
- a CDS encoding AraC family transcriptional regulator — MQKYCESCGMPMNKKEDFALKNETSIFCLYCVNPDGSVKSCEEIFDGGVQFFMSQLGSDRKMAEKVTRKNMNMQSHWQGKDCPILKGEMATDEEFAAILKKL; from the coding sequence ATGCAAAAATATTGTGAATCATGCGGAATGCCAATGAACAAAAAAGAAGATTTCGCACTCAAAAACGAAACCTCAATATTCTGTTTATACTGTGTTAATCCGGACGGAAGCGTAAAATCTTGTGAAGAAATCTTTGATGGCGGTGTTCAATTCTTTATGAGCCAACTCGGTAGCGACCGGAAAATGGCTGAAAAAGTTACCAGAAAAAATATGAATATGCAATCACATTGGCAAGGCAAAGATTGTCCAATCTTAAAAGGCGAAATGGCAACAGACGAAGAATTTGCTGCAATATTAAAAAAATTGTAG
- a CDS encoding DUF167 domain-containing protein gives MIIELTVVPNSGKLKFFIDKSGLLKCYLKSSPEKGRANEELIKFMAKSLKIQQRSITIISGHTSRKKRIKIELEIDQKEFLNLLGL, from the coding sequence TTGATAATTGAACTAACCGTGGTGCCAAATTCCGGTAAATTAAAGTTTTTCATAGATAAATCGGGTCTTTTGAAATGTTATTTAAAATCCAGTCCTGAAAAGGGTAGGGCGAATGAAGAATTGATTAAATTTATGGCAAAAAGTTTAAAAATACAACAAAGATCCATAACTATAATTTCGGGTCATACTTCGAGAAAAAAAAGAATAAAAATTGAGTTGGAAATAGATCAAAAAGAATTTTTGAATTTACTTGGTTTGTAA